Proteins from one Aspergillus nidulans FGSC A4 chromosome VIII genomic window:
- a CDS encoding protein antA (transcript_id=CADANIAT00002467), with amino-acid sequence MAGQSKPALSPWGSAVAGATGAVLANAIVYPLDLVKTKLQVQVKKAGEAESKDSDDVHYKSTWDAITKIMDKEGVEGLYSGMAGSLIGVASTNFAYFYWYSVVRTLYMASERVPKPPGTAIELSLGAVAGAVAQIFTIPVAVITTRQQTQPKDDKKGLIETGREVVNSEDGWSGLWRGLKASLILVVNPAITYGAYQRLKDIIFPGKKSLKPWEAFLLGALSKAMATIATQPLIVAKVGLQSRPPPARNGKPFKTFSEVMRFIVENEGPLSLFKGIGPQILKGLLVQGLLMMTKERMELLFIVLFAYLKGLREKKLRKAVDAAASKAQASLPATLK; translated from the exons ATGGCTGGTCAATCAAAGCCCGCTCTGTCTCCTTGGGGAAGCGCCGTTGCAGGTGCCACTGGCGCGGTCCTTGCAAATGCTATTGTCTACCCACTTGATTT ggTTAAAACGAAGCTGCAAGTTCAGGTGAAAAAGGCTGGCGAAGCAGAAAGCAAAGATTCGGACGATGTGCACTATAAATCAACCTGGGATGCGATCACGAAGATTATGGACAAAGAAGGAGTTGAGGGACTATACTCCGGAATGGCTGGTTCCCTTATTGGCGTTGCCTCAACCAACTTCGCCTACTTCTACTGGTACAGCGTCGTGAGGACGCTCTATATGGCTTCGGAACGTGTGCCCAAACCGCCAGGAACTGCTATCGAGCTCAGCCTTGGTGCTGTTGCCGGTGCTGTTGCTCAAATTTTCACAATTCCTGTTGCTGTCATCACCACACGCCAGCAGACACAGCCAAAGGACGACAAGAAGGGTCTAATTGAGACCGGCAGAGAAGTAGTCAACAGCGAAGATGGATGGTCCGGTTTGTGGAGAGGCCTCAAAGCGAGCTTGATCCTCGTCGTGAACCCGGCTATCACATACGGTGCTTATCAACGTCTCAAGGACATTATTTTCCccgggaagaagagcctCAAGCCTTGGGAAGCATTTC TTCTTGGTGCTCTATCCAAGGCCATGGCCACCATCGCAACTCAGCCGTTGATTGTTGCCAAGGTTGGCCTTCAATCGCGCCCGCCACCAGCCCGTAATGGGAAGCCATTCAAGACCTTCAGCGAGGTTATGCGATTTATCGTCGAGAATGAGGGACCGCTATCTCTATTCAAGGGCATTGGGCCCCAGATTTTGAAAGGTCTTCTAGTTCAGGGTCtactgatgatgacgaaAGAAAG GATGGAACTCCTTTTCATTGTCTTATTTGCATATCTCAAAGGTCTCAGAGAGAAGAAGCTTCGCAAGGCCGTTGATGCAGCGGCGTCCAAGGCACAGGCCAGCCTTCCGGCGACTCTGAAATAG
- a CDS encoding protein palB (transcript_id=CADANIAT00002468) yields the protein MSRTSSAPSQKSLISRALKAERDVITASSQSQALDAAIDAAEHYMKALALTSSSKDRNVLDAKCKEWLTRAEKIKGSEDWRSVAQSRRSRLRTPASTRKLTTREDIILLQGAKLNGFIFPPWKAEPSLTEFETGTNGDVLFTDKPDLHLSNLQRDIFAGWKRPHELLSGQVDDAGMPLNPVMTVSGNTDLVQDVLTDCSVVASLCATTSRSERGLDDTLLPIVYPCIHNSMKSDISPSGKYIFRFYFNGCFRKVVIDDRLPSSKTSRSLYMIDRNHRNFMWPALVEKAYLKLRGGYEFPGSNSGTDLWVLTGWIPEQVFLHSDEVTADQIWSDLFKSFHSGDVLLTIGTGKLTEREQKELGLVSEHDYAILDMKELKGRRQFLIKNPWAGTDAVYPALFADPGPFPNSPFLSPGTFWMDCEMVLQNFENLYLNWNPGIFAYQEDIHFTWDLSTGKGMAGCFVKNPQFSVYTERGGVVWLLLGRHLRTIESRASEEDERFGFISIYVFKGGKRVALSDGALHRGPYVDSPNTLMKLDVPPRSTYTAVVSEESLPRVSQNFTISAFSDSPVRISHAPNKYICVTKVQGSWTPTTAGGNAESARYSLNPQFSIVLSDPTDISIVLEPSDQELATHVKLFWSGGKRIARVRSRDIVADSGDYRRGGSLVEKQDLDPGEYTIVVSTFAPDQYGSFTLWVSTNITCEVTQLPSEAAGRRAVLSDIGVLLPGQDRMLAPLTTPRLTRVKLIARSRESRIGNRPVGPSPLLMTVELGQGPYKEILATSEDGDHSDSISGVRVEDFDLQPGLEERGGVWIVLERIGGPGGQVEDHFEVEALGEERVEIGEWIVEDA from the exons ATGTCTAGAACCTCTAGCGCCCCCTCGCAGAAGTCTTTAATATCGCGAGCACTG AAAGCTGAGCGGGATGTCATTACGGCCTCGTCGCAATCGCAGGCTTTGGACGCTGCCATTGATGCTGCGGAACATTATATGAAAGCCCTAGCTTTGACAAGCTCTTCTAAAGACAGAAATGTCTTGGACGCAAAGTGCAAAGAGTGGCTCACGAGAGCTGAAAAGATTAAAGGGTCTGAAGATTGGCGTTCTGTAGCACAGTCTCGACGGTCTAGGCTTCGTACTCCAGCGTCGACGCGAAAACTCACAACTCGTGAGGACATCATCCTTTTACAGGGCGCAAAGCTGAATGGCTTCATATTTCCGCCATGGAAAGCAGAACCCAGTCTCACTGAATTCGAGACCGGAACCAACGGAGATGTGTTATTCAC CGATAAGCCGGATCTTCACCTGTCTAACTTGCAGAGAGACATATTTGCTGGCTGGAAACGGCCGCACGAGCTGCTCTCGGGGCAAGTGGACGATGCCGGGATGCCGCTCAACCCCGTGATGACTGTCTCCGGAAACACGGATCTAGTGCAGGACGTGTTGACGGATTGCTCCGTTGTTGCCAGTCTTTGTGCGACGACCTCCAGATCGGAGCGTGGCCTTGACGAT ACTCTACTTCCGATTGTATATCCATGCATCCACAATTCAATGAAATCTGACATTTCGCCATCTGGCAAGTACATCTTTCGCTTCTACTTCAACGGGTGCTTCCGGAAGGTGGTCATTGACGATCGTTTACCGTCGTCAAAAACTTCGAGGTCTTTGTACATGATTGACCGAAATCATCGTAACTTTATGTGGCCTGCTCTGGTAGAAAAGGCATACTTAAAACTTCGCGGGGGTTACGAGTTTCCTGGAAGCAATTCTGGGACAGATCTATGGGTGCTGACGGGCTGGATCCCTGAACAAGTCTTTCTCCACAGTGATGAAGTGACTGCTGACCAGATCTGGTCGGATCTCTTCAAATCGTTTCATAGCGGGGATGTTCTCTTGACGATAGGGACTGGGAAACTTACGGAGAGGGAGCAGAAAGAGCTGGGCCTTGTTAGTGAGCACGACTATGCCATACTTGATATGAAGGAGCTCAAAGGACGTCGTCAATTCTTGATTAAGAACCCCTGGGCTGGGACTGACGCTGTGTACCCTGCGCTTTTCGCTGATCCTGGACCATTCCCCAACTCGCCTTTTCTCTCCCCCGGCACGTTCTGGATGGATTGCGAGATGGTTCTTCAAAATTTTGAGAATTTATACCTAAACTGGAATCCCGGAATATTCGCATATCAGGAGGACATACATTTCACGTGGGATTTGTCCACCGGTAAGGGAATGGCAGGGTGCTTTGTAAAGAATCCGCAGTTTTCAGTTTATACCGAACGTGGCGGGGTGGTTTGGTTATTGCTAGGCAGGCATCTCAGGACAATCGAGTCTCGTGCCtcagaggaagacgagagatTCGGATTCATCAGCATATACGTGTTTAAGGGAGGAAAGAGGGTAGCACTCAGTGATGGAGCGCTCCATCGAGGCCCTTATGTCGACTCACCGAACACTCTCATGAAGCTCGATGTTCCCCCAAGAAGTACTTATACCGCCGTCGTGTCCGAAGAGTCTTTACCTCGAGTCAGTCAAAATTTTACAATATCTGCCTTCTCCGATTCGCCTGTGCGAATATCACATGCCCCCAACAAATACATATGTGTGACTAAGGTTCAAGGTTCCTGGACACCAACCACAGCCGGGGGCAATGCAGAATCGGCACGGTACTCACTGAATCCGCAGTTTAGCATAGTGCTTTCGGACCCCACGGACATTTCAATTGTCCTTGAACCATCAGACCAGGAGCTTGCCACACATGTCAAGCTGTTCTGGTCGGGTGGAAAGCGCATAGCCAGGGTCCGCAGCCGCGATATCGTCGCAGATAGTGGTGATTATCGCCGGGGTGGTTCCTTAGTAGAAAAGCAGGACCTGGACCCCGGGGAGTACACCATTGTTGTCTCCACATTTGCTCCTGACCAATACGGATCTTTCACACTCTGGGTTTCGACAAACATTACTTGTGAAGTGACACAGCTTCCATCAGAAGCTGCAGGGCGGCGAGCGGTGTTGTCCGATATTGGAGTCTTACTCCCCGGCCAGGATAGGATGCTTGCTCCCCTAACAACTCCCCGACTGACGCGAGTCAAGCTCATTGCGAGGAGCCGAGAGTCCAGAATCGGTAATAGACCTGTTGGTCCCTCGCCCTTATTGATGACCGTTGAGCTTGGTCAGGGGCCGTACAAGGAGATTCTAGCCACATCAGAGGATGGTGACCATAGCGACTCGATATCTGGAGTCCGAGTGGAAGACTTCGATCTTCAGCCTGGCCTGGAAGAGAGGGGCGGGGTGTGGATTGTGCTTGAGAGAATTGGAGGTCCTGGCGGTCAAGTGGAAGATCATTTCGAAGTGGAAGCtctgggagaagagagagtGGAGATTGGGGAATGGATAGTTGAAGATGCATAA
- a CDS encoding protein lcl3 (transcript_id=CADANIAT00002466) gives MRWPPWSSKTQEPTIADDKQQNCTSLLPVTTNQTDKAAILDWAAFTELRTLIPTLILTTAILSAARFHRSYLRRFPDAPSIDAAYFRRRSIYGKVTSVGDGDNFRIFHTPGGRLAGWELLPWKRIPKGKKELRDNTIHVRLAGIDAPELAHFGRPEQPYAREAHEWLTSYLLSRRVRAYLHRPDQYQRVVATVYVRRVLDFPIPFRRRDVSYEMLRRGLATVYEAKSGAEFGGDAIEAKYRNAEWWAKLKGNGMWKGFRRNKEFESPREYKTRVGLEEKK, from the exons ATGCGATGGCCACCATGGTCTTCCAAAACGCAGGAGCCCACCATTGCCGATGATAAACAACAAAACTGCACTTCTCTATTGCCAGTCACAACAAATCAAACAGACAAAGCAGCCATACTCGACTGGGCCGCTTTCACAGAACTGAGAACTCTCATCCCAACCTTGATCCTTACCACCGCAATCCTTAGCGCCGCGCGCTTCCATCGTTCCTACCTCCGTCGATTTCCCGATGCGCCGAGTATTGACGCAGCGTATTTCCGCCGCCGCAGTATCTACGGAAAGGTGACGAGCGTCGGCGATGGGGATAATTTCAGGATCTTTCATACGCCCGGTGGCCGGCTTGCTGGATGGGAGTTGTTACCTTGGAAGAGAATAccaaaggggaagaaggagctgagGGATAACACG ATCCACGTCCGCTTAGCAGGCATTGACGCGCCCGAGCTCGCGCACTTTGGCCGTCCCGAACAACCGTACGCTCGCGAAGCGCACGAATGGCTAACGTCATATCTGCTGAGTCGCCGTGTGCGCGCTTATCTGCATCGACCAGACCAGTACCAGCGTGTCGTGGCAACCGTCTATGTACGTCGCGTTCTTGATTTCCCAATCCCGTTCCGCCGGCGGGATGTATCGTACGAGATGCTGCGGCGGGGACTTGCGACAGTGTATGAGGCCAAGTCTGGCGCTGAGTTTGGAGGTGATGCTATTGAAGCTAAATATCGGAATGCGGAGTGGTGGGCGAAGTTGAAGGGGAATGGGATGTGGAAAGGATTCCGGCGGAATAAAGAGTTCGAAAGTCCGAGGGAATACAAGACCCGGGTAGGCTTGGAGGAAAAAAAGTGA
- a CDS encoding uncharacterized protein (transcript_id=CADANIAT00002469), translating to MASNIPAALKSADVGRFALRAAQLEKAKPIIAYWCNFYIVNQIIEKGLHTTDEDVKLYTTELMEKLEQFQNGNRDNDAITDSMAASAYVEEFGLEVFGRAEAALRANKVTKFAAATFLELCQIWNPLEAEVAAKVKFAKYHAVRIAKAIKAGEDPNATNPKIEEPAEESLVEKSTESDAATAPSTALLQPSVEDDPEESQYAQSSGPSLALPQPPTALNKLPSATEEPASSRVADVGSAEDLPLNLPSTPNTFASSAAPNLPDTPTNIGGYHRSKPSNEFQSFPPPSAIPPTSSSTASQGEDSFYNVPSAAPSQAPRPTHQPSPIATPPVVAPAPSTQANSHDIDDQAIALAQKHARWAVSALTFDDVNTAIKELRNSLKLLGAE from the exons ATGGCGAGCAATATTCCCGCTGCATTGAAGTCTGCGGATGTTGGTCGCTTTGCTCTGCGGGCAGCCCAGCTTGAAAAGGCGAAGCCCATCATTGCCTACTGGT GTAACTTCTACATTGTGAACCAAATTATTGAAAAAGGCCTCCATACCACGGATGAGGACGTAAAACTGTATACAACGGAGCtaatggagaagctggaacaA TTTCAGAATGGAAACCGCGACAATGATGCTATTACGGATTCAATGGCCGCCAGTGCCTATGTGGAGGAGTTTGGCCTCGAAGTCTTTGGTCGTGCAGAAGCCGCCCTGCGGGCCAACAAAGTGACCAAGTTC GCCGCCGCCACGTTTCTCGAGTTATGCCAGATCTGGAACCCTCTCGAAGCGGAGGTTGCTGCGAAGGTGAAATTCGCCAAGTACCATGCCGTGAGGATTGCGAAGGCGATAAAGGCGGGAGAGGACCCGAATGCGACGAACCCAAAGATTGAGGAACCAGCAGAGGAAAGCCTGGTAGAAAAATCAACCGAGTCTGATGCGGCCACTGCGCCTTCAACTGCTCTGTTGCAACCGAGCGTTGAAGACGATCCAGAAGAATCACAATATGCGCAATCTTCTGGACCGTCGCTTGCTCTACCGCAGCCGCCAACAGCCCTCAACAAGCTTCCTTCCGCTACTGAAGAGCCTGCGTCTAGTCGGGTTGCAGACGTAGGCTCGGCCGAGGATTTACCACTCAACCTTCCATCAACACCGAATACCTTTGCTTCCTCAGCAGCGCCGAATCTTCCTGATACTCCAACCAACATCGGAGGATACCACCGTTCTAAACCGTCTAATGAGTTTCAGTCGTTCCCTCCACCATCTGCGATACCACCTACTAGCTCCTCAACCGCCTCGCAAGGTGAAGACTCTTTCTATAACGTGCCAAGTGCCGCGCCCAGTCAAGCGCCACGTCCAACACATCAACCTTCACCTATAGCAACGCCTCCCGTTGTAGCCCCCGCGCCCTCTACCCAAGCGAACTCTCACGATATTGATGACCAAGCAATTGCTCTCGCTCAGAAGCATGCCCGGTGGGCTGTATCTGCTCTTACGTTTGACGATGTCAATACGGCGATCAAAGAGCTACGGAACTCTCTAAAACTCCTCGGTGCTGAATAG